A window of Hymenobacter aerilatus contains these coding sequences:
- a CDS encoding ABC transporter permease/M1 family aminopeptidase has product MFRNVLLFELRYRLRQPSTYIYFGILFAIAFVFLSVQETFAGPSTGGKIFKNAPDTLANFMLGGSTLAMFITAAIVGTPVYRDVNSGISPLLYTTPLGKFSYLSGKFLASLFIIWLIMSGLMVGAILGSMMPWLDPTKYGPFRFEAYWQPLLWGAFVNAFFAGCIFFAAYALTRNALVVYLGGIVLFLLYNIAGLFTTQNKDEHLAALLDPFGLDTRAVVTKYWTIAERNTLLVPLHGEFLQNRLLWSGIGLALLAVSFVAFRMSAPASSGKPTALEPVPALQQVVIRRSPQVFGAGTSWWQWWQLTKVQFLNVVKSRTFLALVLFGVVNILFGAYYRWKNDGANYPVTYDVLALLNNNFNLFFLIIITLYAGEVVWRERELRLHQVFDVLPMPNWVPFASKLAALVLVQVVLYGVIVTMGVLIQLYKSYDHVQPLLYAQDFVLQLAFIVELCVLAMVVQTVANNKYVGYTLMILFYVFVYIAPDALGLHHVMLKYDGYVPYTYSDMNGYGHFVGPLFWVNFYYLAWAVLLAVVCNLLWVRGTETSVRHRSRLAGQRLVPAARWGAVAAVAAVLGVGGYVFWNTNLQNEYLTTKLIEGRRAGWETKYKHLARVAQPKIVNTELQVDLYPTATPRGYHMRGALTLLNRTARPLDTLLVNYDNSHSVQKNLTLSRPNTVLLDDPENGFRIYRLAQPLAPGDSLQLHLDMRYAARGFSSRPQDTGVFSWANISPEDRLTANGTFLDGTGVSLGYDARLELEDDDVRERNHLKPKERFAKLNDAVGRQQHGFTLDADYTRFDITVSTDPDQTAVAPGYLQKTWLANGRRYFHYQMDAPMSNMFNILSARYQVHRAQWHDPTTGRPVAIEIYHDAQHPYNVAHMADALKQGLTYYTKAFGPYQFRQVRVLEFPRYKAFAQSFPNTISTSESAGFVEDLRDKNRPDMVYFITNHELGHQWWGHQVVGGNVQGSSMLSESLAEYSALMTCKHAFTGAQMQRIMRGELDRYLKGRRDERKKELPLMLVENQPYIHYYKGGMVFYALQDYLGEDTLNAAIRRYLTANRYQTKPYPNTATFMGYLRRATPDSLQYLLHDMFETITLFENRVENATYTKRPDGRYTVRLTLEAAKMRADSLGNETPVKLNDWVDVGIFGPDKLPDTEHYDATGQPLYLRKVHLTQPKTELVLVVDKQPAKAGLDPYHKLIDRHYMDNVKAVEVGAAPAVAKR; this is encoded by the coding sequence ATGTTCCGCAACGTCCTTCTCTTTGAGCTGCGCTACCGGCTGCGGCAGCCCAGCACCTACATCTACTTCGGTATTTTGTTCGCCATTGCGTTTGTGTTTTTGTCGGTGCAGGAAACATTTGCTGGGCCGAGCACCGGGGGCAAAATCTTCAAGAACGCGCCCGATACACTGGCCAACTTCATGCTGGGCGGCTCTACGCTGGCCATGTTTATCACGGCGGCCATTGTGGGCACACCCGTGTACCGCGACGTGAACAGCGGCATTTCACCTCTGCTCTACACCACGCCGCTGGGAAAATTCAGCTACCTGAGCGGTAAGTTCCTGGCTTCCCTATTCATCATCTGGCTGATTATGAGCGGGCTGATGGTAGGGGCTATACTGGGCTCCATGATGCCCTGGCTCGACCCCACCAAATACGGTCCCTTCCGGTTTGAGGCCTACTGGCAGCCGCTGCTGTGGGGCGCCTTCGTGAATGCCTTTTTTGCCGGCTGCATCTTCTTTGCCGCTTATGCTCTCACGCGCAACGCGTTGGTAGTATACCTGGGCGGCATCGTGCTGTTCTTGCTCTACAACATCGCAGGGCTGTTCACCACCCAAAACAAAGACGAGCACCTAGCCGCCCTGCTCGACCCGTTTGGGCTAGACACGCGCGCCGTGGTAACCAAGTACTGGACTATTGCAGAGCGCAACACGCTGCTAGTGCCCTTGCATGGCGAGTTCCTGCAAAACCGCCTACTGTGGTCGGGGATAGGGCTGGCGCTGCTGGCGGTGTCGTTTGTGGCGTTTCGGATGAGTGCTCCGGCCAGTTCGGGCAAACCTACCGCGCTGGAGCCAGTGCCGGCCTTGCAGCAGGTGGTTATTCGCCGTTCGCCGCAGGTGTTTGGGGCCGGCACCAGTTGGTGGCAGTGGTGGCAACTGACGAAGGTGCAATTCCTGAACGTGGTAAAGTCGCGGACTTTCCTGGCGCTGGTGCTGTTCGGCGTCGTCAATATCTTGTTTGGGGCCTACTACCGCTGGAAGAACGATGGCGCCAACTACCCCGTCACCTACGATGTGCTGGCGCTGTTGAACAACAACTTTAATTTGTTCTTCCTGATTATCATTACGCTGTATGCTGGCGAGGTGGTATGGCGTGAGCGAGAGTTGCGCCTGCATCAGGTATTTGATGTGCTACCCATGCCCAACTGGGTGCCGTTTGCCAGCAAGCTCGCGGCCCTGGTGCTGGTGCAGGTGGTGCTCTACGGCGTCATTGTGACGATGGGCGTGCTCATTCAACTCTACAAGAGCTACGACCACGTGCAGCCGCTTTTGTACGCGCAGGATTTCGTGTTGCAGCTCGCTTTTATCGTGGAACTGTGCGTGCTGGCGATGGTGGTGCAAACCGTGGCCAACAACAAATACGTGGGCTACACGCTCATGATCTTGTTCTACGTCTTCGTCTACATTGCCCCCGATGCCCTGGGCCTGCACCACGTCATGCTGAAGTACGACGGCTACGTGCCCTACACCTACTCCGACATGAACGGCTACGGCCACTTCGTGGGGCCGCTGTTCTGGGTGAATTTCTACTACCTGGCTTGGGCCGTGCTGCTGGCCGTGGTGTGCAACCTGCTGTGGGTGCGCGGCACCGAAACCAGCGTGCGCCACCGCAGCCGACTGGCTGGGCAGCGCCTAGTGCCCGCAGCTCGTTGGGGCGCAGTGGCCGCGGTGGCGGCCGTGCTGGGGGTAGGCGGCTACGTGTTCTGGAATACCAACCTTCAGAATGAATACTTGACGACCAAGCTGATAGAAGGTCGGCGGGCGGGTTGGGAAACCAAGTACAAGCACCTGGCCCGCGTGGCCCAGCCCAAAATTGTGAATACCGAGTTGCAGGTCGATTTGTACCCCACGGCCACGCCCCGCGGCTACCACATGCGCGGTGCCCTTACGCTGCTTAACCGCACCGCCCGCCCCCTCGACACCCTGCTGGTGAACTACGACAACAGCCACAGCGTGCAGAAAAACCTCACGCTGAGCCGCCCTAACACCGTACTGCTCGACGACCCCGAGAATGGCTTCCGCATCTACCGCCTGGCCCAGCCCCTCGCCCCCGGCGACTCGCTGCAACTGCACTTGGATATGCGCTATGCCGCCCGTGGTTTCAGCAGCCGCCCGCAGGATACGGGCGTGTTCAGCTGGGCCAATATCTCGCCCGAAGACCGCCTCACGGCCAACGGCACCTTCCTCGATGGCACCGGCGTATCGTTGGGCTATGATGCGCGCTTGGAGTTGGAAGACGACGACGTACGCGAGCGAAACCACCTCAAGCCTAAGGAGCGCTTTGCTAAGCTAAACGACGCCGTAGGGCGTCAGCAACATGGCTTTACCCTGGATGCTGACTACACTCGCTTCGACATCACCGTGAGTACCGACCCCGACCAAACGGCCGTGGCCCCCGGCTACCTCCAAAAAACGTGGCTGGCCAATGGGCGGCGCTACTTCCATTATCAGATGGATGCGCCCATGTCCAATATGTTCAACATCCTCTCGGCCCGCTACCAGGTACACCGCGCCCAGTGGCATGACCCCACCACCGGCCGCCCGGTAGCCATCGAAATCTACCACGACGCGCAGCACCCCTACAATGTGGCCCACATGGCCGACGCCCTCAAGCAGGGCCTCACCTACTACACCAAGGCGTTTGGTCCATACCAATTTCGGCAGGTACGCGTGCTGGAGTTTCCGCGCTACAAGGCGTTTGCGCAGTCGTTTCCCAATACCATTTCCACCTCCGAAAGCGCCGGTTTTGTGGAAGACCTGCGTGATAAGAATAGGCCAGATATGGTGTATTTCATCACCAACCACGAGCTGGGCCATCAGTGGTGGGGGCACCAAGTGGTAGGCGGCAATGTGCAGGGTAGTAGCATGTTGTCGGAGTCGTTGGCGGAGTATTCAGCTCTGATGACGTGCAAACACGCCTTCACGGGCGCTCAGATGCAGCGCATTATGCGCGGCGAGCTGGACCGCTACCTGAAAGGCCGCCGCGACGAGCGTAAGAAAGAGCTACCGCTGATGCTGGTCGAAAATCAGCCCTACATTCACTACTACAAGGGCGGCATGGTGTTCTACGCCCTGCAGGACTACCTGGGCGAAGACACGCTGAACGCCGCCATCCGTCGCTATCTAACGGCCAACCGGTACCAGACTAAGCCCTACCCCAACACGGCCACTTTTATGGGCTACCTGCGCCGCGCCACACCCGACTCGCTCCAGTACCTGCTGCACGATATGTTCGAGACGATTACACTGTTCGAGAATCGGGTGGAAAACGCCACCTACACCAAGCGCCCCGACGGCCGCTACACCGTGCGCCTCACCCTGGAAGCCGCCAAAATGCGCGCCGACAGCCTTGGCAACGAAACGCCCGTGAAGCTCAACGACTGGGTCGACGTCGGCATCTTCGGCCCCGACAAGCTCCCGGATACTGAGCACTACGACGCTACCGGCCAACCTCTGTACCTGCGCAAGGTGCACCTCACCCAGCCCAAAACCGAGCTGGTGCTGGTAGTCGATAAGCAACCCGCCAAAGCCGGCCTCGACCCCTACCACAAGCTCATCGACCGCCACTACATGGACAATGTGAAAGCCGTGGAGGTTGGAGCGGCGCCCGCCGTGGCTAAGCGCTGA
- a CDS encoding SDR family oxidoreductase translates to MSTEFRPTSDDMKAEKLPYPAKQADMKQQPDSDLSYYKPAGKLEGKVALITGADSGIGRAVALGFAMEGADVAILYNENDEDAEKTRSMVEGTGRRCLVLKYDVREPENCLSAVRRTRDELGGLNILVNNAAYQMSQEKFEDIPVEQIRRTFETNIMGYIFMAQAAVPHMQKDDCIINTGSIVGQTGNKILIDYASSKGAIHAFTKSLALSLGEKGIRVNAVLPGPIWTPNIPGTMPASEIDKYGHEVALQRPGQPEELVGAYVLLASQDGSFMTGAFIPVTGGKTSSDE, encoded by the coding sequence ATGAGCACCGAATTTCGTCCTACTTCTGATGACATGAAGGCTGAAAAACTGCCCTACCCGGCCAAACAGGCCGATATGAAGCAGCAGCCCGACTCCGACCTCTCCTACTACAAACCCGCTGGCAAGCTCGAGGGTAAAGTAGCCCTCATCACCGGGGCCGACTCCGGCATTGGCCGGGCCGTAGCGTTGGGCTTTGCCATGGAAGGCGCCGACGTTGCCATCCTCTACAACGAAAACGACGAGGACGCCGAGAAAACCCGCTCGATGGTGGAAGGCACCGGCCGCCGCTGCCTGGTGCTGAAATACGACGTGCGTGAGCCCGAAAACTGCCTCTCGGCCGTGCGCCGCACCCGCGACGAGCTGGGCGGTTTGAACATCTTGGTAAACAACGCCGCCTACCAGATGTCGCAGGAGAAGTTTGAGGACATTCCAGTAGAGCAGATCCGACGCACCTTCGAGACCAACATCATGGGCTATATTTTTATGGCCCAGGCCGCCGTACCGCACATGCAAAAAGACGACTGCATCATCAACACGGGTAGCATTGTGGGCCAAACCGGCAACAAGATTCTCATCGACTATGCTTCGTCGAAGGGTGCCATCCATGCCTTTACCAAGTCGCTGGCCTTGAGCCTGGGCGAAAAAGGTATTCGGGTGAATGCTGTGCTGCCTGGCCCCATCTGGACGCCCAACATCCCCGGCACCATGCCCGCTTCCGAAATCGACAAGTATGGCCACGAAGTGGCTTTGCAGCGCCCCGGCCAGCCTGAGGAGTTGGTAGGCGCCTACGTACTGCTGGCCTCGCAAGACGGCTCGTTTATGACGGGCGCTTTCATTCCCGTAACGGGTGGTAAAACTAGCAGCGACGAGTAG
- a CDS encoding alkene reductase — protein MNQDQHLFTPFIVGATSLPNRLVMAPMTRSRATNAEHVPTDSVVEYYVQRASAGLIITEGSQVSPQGVGFINTPGIYSQEQVAAWKKVTDAVHAAGGRIFIQLWHVGRMSHPFFHNGELPVAPSAIKPAGGKAFTDKGMEDVPTPRALELSEIPGVVDQFRQAARNAKAAGFDGVEIHGANGYLLDQFLQDGSNQRTDEYGGSLENRSRFVLEVVQAVVDELGADSVGIRFSPQGSTSISDSDPVATFSYVTEQLNKFNLAYLHVIEALPGHPMARPDQPAVAAKLYEIFNGAFILNGGYTQETAEEALANNEADLIAFGVPFIANPDLVERFQQGAALNNPDPSTFYVPGDKGYIDYPSLEKARQAAQDIEQD, from the coding sequence ATGAACCAAGATCAGCATTTGTTCACCCCCTTCATCGTGGGTGCTACGTCTCTCCCCAACCGCCTTGTGATGGCGCCCATGACGCGCAGCCGCGCCACCAACGCCGAGCACGTGCCCACCGATTCGGTAGTGGAGTACTACGTGCAACGCGCTTCGGCCGGCCTCATCATCACGGAAGGCTCACAGGTTTCGCCGCAAGGCGTGGGCTTCATCAACACACCCGGCATTTACTCCCAGGAGCAGGTAGCCGCCTGGAAAAAAGTAACCGACGCCGTGCACGCCGCTGGGGGCCGCATCTTCATTCAACTGTGGCATGTAGGCCGTATGTCGCACCCCTTCTTCCACAACGGCGAGCTGCCCGTAGCCCCATCGGCTATCAAGCCGGCAGGTGGTAAGGCCTTCACCGACAAAGGCATGGAAGACGTGCCCACGCCCCGTGCCCTGGAATTGAGCGAGATTCCCGGTGTGGTAGACCAGTTCCGTCAGGCTGCCCGCAATGCCAAAGCTGCTGGCTTTGACGGGGTCGAAATTCACGGTGCCAACGGCTACCTGCTCGACCAGTTTCTGCAAGACGGCAGCAACCAGCGCACCGACGAATATGGCGGCAGCCTGGAAAACCGCAGCCGCTTTGTGCTGGAAGTGGTGCAGGCCGTGGTAGACGAACTGGGTGCCGACAGTGTGGGCATCCGCTTCTCGCCCCAGGGCAGTACCAGCATCAGCGACTCTGATCCGGTAGCAACCTTCAGCTACGTAACTGAGCAGCTGAACAAGTTCAACCTGGCATACCTGCACGTGATTGAGGCGCTGCCCGGCCACCCCATGGCCCGCCCCGACCAGCCTGCTGTGGCCGCCAAGCTATACGAAATTTTCAATGGCGCCTTCATCCTGAATGGTGGCTACACCCAGGAAACCGCCGAGGAAGCCCTGGCCAACAACGAAGCCGACCTCATTGCCTTCGGTGTGCCCTTCATTGCCAACCCCGACCTGGTAGAACGATTCCAGCAGGGTGCCGCCCTCAACAACCCCGACCCCAGCACCTTCTACGTGCCCGGCGACAAGGGCTACATCGACTACCCTTCGCTGGAGAAAGCCCGCCAAGCAGCGCAGGATATCGAGCAAGACTAA
- a CDS encoding gluconate 2-dehydrogenase subunit 3 family protein, translating into MASPHYPEGTVRALLATDLVTDATRNALQARLDAPLYEPQYLDGATYELLRAVAARLFPQPDRPDNPIELAPAVDKRLLEGASDGWRYDALPPDREAYRMGLGGIRDSAETMFGQPFLSLNDEQKDQVLAAVQQGTAPGHVWQELPAVRFFEELLAELTENYYAHPLAQEEIGYVGMADVPGWHHIQLNQLDPREPEEVK; encoded by the coding sequence ATGGCTTCTCCTCACTATCCGGAAGGCACCGTGCGGGCCTTGCTGGCCACGGACCTCGTGACCGATGCTACCCGCAACGCCTTACAGGCCCGCCTCGACGCGCCACTCTACGAGCCACAGTACCTCGATGGGGCCACCTACGAGTTGCTGCGCGCGGTGGCGGCGCGCCTGTTTCCGCAGCCCGACCGCCCCGACAACCCCATTGAACTGGCCCCAGCCGTAGATAAGCGCCTGCTGGAAGGCGCTTCCGATGGCTGGCGCTACGACGCCCTGCCCCCCGACCGTGAGGCGTACCGTATGGGCTTGGGGGGCATCCGCGACAGCGCCGAAACCATGTTTGGCCAGCCTTTTTTATCGCTCAACGATGAGCAGAAAGACCAGGTACTTGCGGCCGTGCAGCAGGGTACTGCTCCTGGCCACGTGTGGCAGGAGCTACCGGCCGTGCGCTTCTTTGAAGAACTGCTGGCCGAACTCACCGAGAACTACTACGCCCACCCCTTGGCCCAGGAAGAAATAGGCTACGTGGGTATGGCCGACGTGCCCGGTTGGCACCACATTCAGCTCAACCAACTAGACCCCCGCGAACCGGAAGAGGTGAAATAG
- a CDS encoding ABC transporter ATP-binding protein: MELQITNLSKTYANGVRALHNVSLTIPSGMFGLLGPNGAGKSSLMRTIATLQEPDSGSIRLGNLDVLTQKEAVRQVLGYLPQEFGLYPSISADVLLDYFAGLKGIRDAQERKQTVESLLQQTNLWAARKKNLGGYSGGMKQRFGIAVALLGSPQLIIVDEPTAGLDPTERNRFLDLLSEISDNVIVILSTHIVEDVTELCSNMAIIASGEVIATGRPTDVIGEIRGKVYRTRTEKASLPTLRATHEVISTKLVAGSPVVRVFSETPINGEFTPVEATLEDVYFHRLARKEMVGA; encoded by the coding sequence ATGGAATTGCAGATTACCAATCTATCCAAGACCTACGCCAACGGCGTGCGGGCCTTGCACAACGTTTCGCTTACCATCCCCAGCGGCATGTTCGGTTTACTGGGTCCAAACGGGGCTGGCAAGTCATCCTTGATGCGCACTATTGCTACCCTGCAAGAGCCCGATAGCGGCAGTATCCGGCTAGGCAACCTCGACGTGCTGACGCAGAAAGAAGCCGTGCGCCAGGTGCTAGGCTACCTGCCCCAGGAGTTCGGCCTCTACCCCAGCATCTCGGCCGACGTGCTGCTCGACTATTTTGCCGGCCTCAAAGGCATCCGCGACGCGCAAGAGCGCAAACAAACCGTGGAAAGCCTGCTGCAGCAAACCAACCTGTGGGCGGCGCGCAAGAAAAATCTGGGCGGCTATTCTGGCGGCATGAAGCAGCGCTTCGGCATTGCGGTGGCCCTGCTCGGTTCGCCCCAGCTCATCATTGTAGATGAGCCCACGGCCGGCCTCGACCCCACCGAGCGCAACCGCTTCCTGGACCTGCTCTCCGAAATCAGCGACAACGTGATTGTGATTCTGAGCACGCACATCGTGGAGGACGTCACGGAGCTGTGTTCTAACATGGCCATCATCGCCAGCGGCGAGGTAATCGCCACCGGCCGCCCCACCGACGTGATTGGCGAAATCCGGGGCAAAGTCTACCGCACCCGCACCGAAAAAGCCTCCCTACCTACGCTGCGCGCCACCCACGAGGTTATTTCCACCAAGCTGGTAGCCGGCAGCCCCGTGGTGCGAGTGTTCAGCGAAACGCCCATCAACGGCGAGTTCACGCCGGTAGAAGCCACGCTGGAAGATGTGTATTTCCACCGCTTGGCGCGGAAGGAGATGGTAGGAGCTTAG
- a CDS encoding SDR family oxidoreductase yields MSTDPNEPRPTNSEINPKPTSYPTSEEGMDVKPDWDMSSYHPANKLAGKVALITGGDSGIGRAVALAFAMEGADVAVVYHTNAEDAEVVGEAVRAQGRKFLSIQCDVRSAQACRDAVRRTHAELGGFNILVNNAAYQMGYETFETIPEENIHITFDTNIKGYFFMAQAAIPFLKEGDSIINTGSIVGLVGTPHQIDYASTKGAIHTFTKSLAQYLGEKQIRVNAVLPGPIWTPFIPGGMLKEDLKTFGDSTMLGRPGQPEELAPAYVYFASTDGSYSTGSLLEVTGGMPKGG; encoded by the coding sequence ATGAGCACTGATCCGAACGAACCTCGTCCTACCAATAGCGAAATCAACCCCAAGCCTACCTCCTACCCTACCAGCGAAGAAGGCATGGATGTGAAGCCCGACTGGGATATGTCGAGCTATCATCCGGCCAATAAATTGGCCGGCAAAGTGGCCCTTATTACGGGCGGAGACTCCGGTATTGGCCGGGCCGTAGCGCTGGCCTTTGCCATGGAAGGCGCCGATGTGGCCGTTGTGTACCACACCAATGCCGAAGACGCCGAAGTAGTAGGCGAAGCCGTGCGCGCCCAGGGTCGCAAGTTTTTGTCGATCCAGTGCGACGTGCGCTCGGCCCAGGCCTGCCGCGACGCCGTGCGCCGCACTCACGCCGAGTTGGGCGGCTTCAATATTCTGGTAAACAACGCTGCTTACCAGATGGGCTACGAAACCTTTGAGACAATACCGGAGGAGAACATTCACATCACCTTCGATACCAACATCAAGGGCTACTTCTTCATGGCGCAGGCGGCTATTCCGTTCCTGAAAGAAGGCGACTCCATCATCAATACAGGTAGCATTGTAGGCTTGGTAGGCACGCCGCACCAGATCGACTACGCTTCTACCAAAGGCGCTATTCACACCTTCACCAAAAGCCTGGCGCAATACTTAGGCGAGAAGCAAATTCGGGTGAATGCGGTGCTACCTGGCCCCATCTGGACGCCCTTTATTCCCGGCGGTATGCTGAAGGAAGACCTGAAGACCTTCGGCGACTCTACTATGCTGGGCCGCCCTGGTCAGCCCGAGGAGTTGGCTCCGGCCTATGTGTATTTCGCTTCCACCGATGGCAGCTACTCCACTGGTAGCCTGCTAGAAGTAACCGGCGGTATGCCTAAGGGCGGCTGA
- a CDS encoding GMC family oxidoreductase — MPEEEVAEEGVLNPLQPEIQDPLLKEIIEENDLQADPSRDPLEQPAPLPDPDEVVDCVVIGTGAGGAPLLARLAMAGLKVVALEAGPWHDPRKDFATDEKAQAFLFWNDERLSAGQDPLAFGRNNSGIGVGGSTLHYTAYTPRAQDDDFYLHRDFGVGVDWPFGYDELEPYYDELEQFLGISGPENYPWGPTRKHKYPLAPLPLNGAAQLMQRGCEQLGIKTSPAANAALSARYYQEGIGWREACQNRGFCQAGCNIGAKASMDVTFLPLAANHGADIRPNSYVTEIERDASGAVTGVVYEQNGITLRQKCRNLFLCAGAIETPRLLLLNELALTSGQVGRNFTAHTGVQVWGTFPEDVRPYKGIPGALISEDTHRPKDADFVGGYLLQSIGVMPVTFASQAARARKLWGQAGRDYMRNYNHIAGINILGDCLPHESNYMELAEEKDARGVAKPRIHFTAQENEKRMTAHAENIMRQIWEAAGATDIWAFPRYAHTIGTARMGLSGDDAVVNADGRAFDVPNLYICDNSVFPSALSVNPALTIMALSLRTADKFLEKAR; from the coding sequence ATGCCCGAAGAAGAAGTAGCGGAAGAAGGTGTTTTGAATCCCCTCCAACCCGAGATTCAGGATCCGCTTCTCAAGGAAATAATCGAAGAAAACGACTTGCAGGCCGACCCCAGTCGCGACCCGCTAGAGCAGCCCGCTCCCCTACCCGACCCCGACGAGGTAGTAGACTGCGTGGTGATTGGCACTGGTGCAGGCGGCGCCCCGCTGCTGGCCCGCTTGGCCATGGCCGGCTTGAAGGTAGTGGCCCTAGAAGCCGGCCCCTGGCATGACCCGCGCAAGGATTTCGCCACCGACGAAAAAGCGCAGGCTTTTTTGTTCTGGAACGACGAGCGGCTGTCGGCTGGCCAAGATCCACTAGCATTCGGGCGCAATAACTCCGGCATCGGGGTAGGCGGTTCTACCCTGCACTATACCGCCTACACGCCTCGCGCCCAGGACGACGACTTCTACCTGCACCGCGACTTCGGGGTAGGCGTCGATTGGCCGTTTGGCTACGACGAGTTGGAGCCGTACTACGATGAGCTAGAGCAGTTTTTGGGCATTTCTGGCCCCGAAAACTATCCTTGGGGTCCTACCCGCAAGCATAAATACCCGCTGGCTCCGCTGCCGCTGAATGGCGCCGCCCAACTGATGCAGCGCGGGTGCGAGCAACTGGGCATCAAAACCTCGCCGGCGGCCAATGCGGCGTTGTCGGCGCGGTACTACCAGGAAGGAATTGGCTGGCGCGAGGCCTGCCAGAACCGGGGCTTCTGCCAGGCCGGGTGCAACATCGGCGCCAAGGCTAGCATGGACGTGACGTTCCTACCCCTGGCTGCCAATCACGGTGCCGACATTCGGCCAAACAGCTACGTAACGGAGATTGAGCGCGATGCCAGCGGTGCCGTTACGGGCGTGGTGTACGAGCAAAACGGCATTACGCTGCGCCAGAAATGTCGTAACCTGTTTTTGTGCGCGGGCGCTATCGAAACACCACGCCTGTTGCTGCTGAATGAGTTGGCGCTTACTAGCGGGCAGGTAGGGCGCAACTTCACGGCACATACCGGTGTGCAGGTGTGGGGCACGTTTCCGGAGGATGTACGGCCCTACAAAGGCATTCCTGGTGCGCTGATTTCAGAAGACACACACCGACCCAAAGATGCCGATTTTGTGGGCGGTTACCTCTTGCAAAGCATTGGCGTGATGCCCGTTACGTTTGCCTCGCAGGCGGCGCGGGCGCGCAAGCTCTGGGGCCAGGCCGGCCGCGACTACATGCGCAACTACAACCACATTGCCGGCATCAACATCCTGGGCGACTGCCTACCCCACGAGAGCAACTATATGGAGCTAGCGGAGGAAAAAGATGCGCGCGGCGTGGCTAAGCCACGCATTCATTTCACGGCCCAGGAAAACGAAAAGCGCATGACGGCCCACGCCGAGAACATCATGCGCCAGATCTGGGAAGCGGCCGGCGCCACCGACATCTGGGCCTTTCCGCGCTACGCCCACACCATTGGCACGGCGCGCATGGGCTTGAGTGGCGACGACGCCGTGGTGAATGCCGATGGCCGCGCCTTCGACGTACCCAACCTCTACATCTGCGATAATTCTGTGTTTCCGAGTGCGTTGAGCGTCAATCCGGCCCTCACCATTATGGCCTTGAGCCTACGCACCGCGGATAAATTTTTAGAGAAAGCCCGGTAG